A portion of the Deltaproteobacteria bacterium genome contains these proteins:
- a CDS encoding M20/M25/M40 family metallo-hydrolase has protein sequence MNQKISIFPRLCLSFFLFSVGTLSTDLEVAFAHESHFGLAGGHHGSNGYAPIAEKTATQAPPVGQPISGMRQMTFVGPRAGEGYFSADGRLLIFQSERVDNNPFYQIFVLNRDNGQTVQVSPGAGKTTCAWIHPSNEKALFSSTHLDLLIKDKTAKEYEERKNPVKGKYSWSFDETFDIFEAPIAASLKTGNAVPEKSLRRLTKEIGYDAEASYSPDGRKIAFASNRAGYTETLSADDKKTFDQDPSYMMDLYMMNADGSDVERLTTARGYDGGPFFSADGTKLTWRRFSPNGQFAEIMVMDLKTKKEKQLTEMKAMSWAPYFHPSGDYIVFTTNKLGYSNFELFVVDVEGSRQPVRVSYLEGFDGLPVFLPNGREISWTRRDEKGESQIYLASWDDGIARGLLGLSRDVPSLAMLSAEMKEDDLKAWVSYLSSDALKGRRPGSAEERLYVEAIGKIMRSMGLKPVFGKSYVQPFEFTSGVKLGPLNRMRIRENGQGGDLAIDTEWRPLSISKSGDVMESGLVFAGYGVMAPANDKQPAFDSYDQIDVAGKWVVVIQDLPADVLPEKRFHYHLYSRPQHKALVAKQKGAIGLILIDSPRDKSAKSLASLKFEGAGEVGIPVIHVTAKVAERLFSGSTPLSSKIALLDKGEVFGEALKTSLGGKVDIQFEKSIGLNVAGMIPGKSSKNALVLGAHGDHLGLGENAASLAKSNEQGKVHAGADDNASGVAALLEMAHSFSASSGNPAKRPDRDMIFAIWSAEELGVLGSNYFLKDWKGPKFHAYMNMDMVGRLRDALYLQGLGSAKEWRTMMESWSEGMPLSALTSAQLVTANDPYLPTDAMAFYMKEVPILSFFTGSHAEYHSPRDRYETLNFPGLVAVTKTMHFVADRLQRKTSNLTWVKVESGRPQGGESRSFRLYLGTVPDYSQEGVKGVKISGTSKDSPAETAGLKPGDVIVGLGGIKIDSIYDYVYCLQALKADVKVPIQVRRGDKMVELSITPKLKSGG, from the coding sequence ATGAACCAGAAAATTTCGATCTTCCCGCGCTTATGCCTATCGTTCTTCCTTTTTTCAGTCGGCACGTTGTCGACTGATTTGGAGGTCGCTTTCGCACATGAAAGTCATTTCGGTCTCGCCGGTGGTCACCATGGAAGCAACGGCTATGCGCCGATTGCAGAAAAAACCGCCACTCAAGCACCGCCGGTCGGTCAGCCGATTTCGGGAATGCGCCAAATGACTTTTGTGGGTCCACGCGCCGGGGAAGGCTATTTCAGTGCGGACGGACGGCTTTTAATTTTTCAAAGTGAACGTGTTGATAATAATCCGTTCTATCAAATTTTCGTTTTGAATCGTGACAACGGTCAAACCGTGCAAGTGTCGCCCGGAGCCGGAAAGACCACGTGCGCGTGGATTCATCCCTCCAACGAAAAGGCACTTTTTTCGAGCACGCATTTGGACTTGCTCATCAAAGACAAAACGGCAAAAGAGTATGAAGAACGAAAAAATCCTGTCAAAGGAAAGTACTCTTGGAGTTTTGACGAAACGTTCGACATTTTTGAAGCGCCGATCGCCGCGTCCTTGAAGACCGGCAATGCCGTTCCAGAAAAAAGTCTCCGGCGATTGACCAAAGAGATCGGCTACGATGCCGAAGCTAGCTATTCGCCTGATGGACGAAAGATTGCCTTTGCTTCGAACCGAGCGGGGTACACGGAGACACTATCAGCCGACGACAAAAAGACTTTCGATCAAGATCCGTCCTACATGATGGATTTGTATATGATGAATGCTGACGGCTCTGACGTCGAGCGGCTCACCACGGCACGCGGTTATGATGGCGGTCCATTTTTCTCGGCCGACGGAACAAAGCTCACGTGGCGCAGATTCTCACCGAACGGGCAGTTTGCTGAAATTATGGTGATGGATCTTAAGACAAAAAAAGAAAAACAGCTGACCGAGATGAAGGCAATGAGCTGGGCTCCGTACTTCCATCCGTCGGGTGATTATATCGTCTTCACGACCAACAAACTCGGATACTCGAACTTCGAACTCTTTGTGGTCGACGTTGAAGGCAGTCGTCAACCAGTGCGGGTATCTTACCTCGAGGGTTTTGATGGTCTTCCGGTTTTCTTGCCGAATGGCCGTGAAATTTCTTGGACCAGACGTGACGAGAAAGGTGAATCTCAAATTTATCTCGCAAGCTGGGATGACGGAATCGCTCGTGGACTATTGGGACTCAGTCGAGATGTACCATCGCTGGCAATGCTTTCAGCGGAAATGAAAGAAGACGACTTGAAAGCATGGGTTTCCTATCTTTCGAGCGACGCGCTGAAAGGTCGTCGTCCGGGATCGGCAGAAGAGCGCCTCTACGTTGAAGCAATCGGAAAAATAATGCGTTCAATGGGTCTAAAGCCTGTCTTCGGTAAGAGTTACGTTCAGCCCTTCGAATTCACTTCAGGGGTAAAACTCGGTCCGCTCAATCGCATGCGGATTCGGGAAAATGGACAAGGCGGCGATCTTGCGATCGACACCGAATGGCGACCGCTTTCGATTTCCAAATCCGGTGACGTGATGGAATCTGGGTTGGTGTTCGCTGGTTACGGCGTGATGGCGCCAGCGAACGATAAACAGCCAGCGTTTGATTCTTACGACCAGATAGATGTCGCTGGAAAATGGGTCGTCGTGATCCAAGATCTACCGGCGGATGTTTTGCCAGAAAAACGGTTTCACTATCATCTCTATTCGCGCCCCCAGCACAAAGCCCTTGTAGCAAAACAAAAAGGGGCGATTGGTTTGATCTTGATCGATTCACCGCGAGACAAGTCCGCGAAATCTTTAGCAAGCCTCAAGTTCGAAGGCGCTGGCGAAGTGGGAATTCCAGTTATTCACGTGACCGCAAAAGTTGCCGAACGACTTTTCAGTGGTTCGACGCCGCTATCATCCAAAATTGCTTTGCTCGATAAGGGCGAAGTTTTCGGCGAAGCATTGAAGACCTCTCTCGGAGGCAAAGTTGATATTCAATTTGAAAAGTCCATTGGTCTCAATGTCGCGGGTATGATTCCCGGTAAATCATCTAAAAATGCTCTCGTCCTTGGTGCTCACGGAGATCATTTGGGACTTGGCGAAAACGCGGCAAGTCTCGCGAAATCAAACGAGCAAGGAAAAGTACACGCGGGCGCAGATGACAACGCCTCTGGTGTGGCGGCGCTTTTGGAAATGGCCCATTCTTTTTCTGCGTCTTCTGGAAATCCTGCGAAGCGACCGGACCGCGATATGATTTTTGCGATTTGGTCAGCTGAAGAGCTAGGTGTCTTGGGCTCCAACTATTTCCTCAAAGATTGGAAGGGTCCAAAGTTTCACGCCTATATGAACATGGACATGGTCGGTCGCCTGCGAGATGCACTTTATCTTCAAGGCCTAGGCTCTGCGAAAGAGTGGCGAACGATGATGGAGTCGTGGTCAGAGGGGATGCCATTGTCGGCATTGACGAGTGCTCAGTTAGTGACGGCAAACGATCCGTACTTACCAACCGATGCAATGGCTTTTTATATGAAGGAAGTGCCAATTCTTTCCTTTTTCACGGGGTCGCATGCCGAGTACCACTCGCCCCGGGATCGCTATGAAACTTTGAATTTTCCTGGGTTAGTTGCTGTGACAAAGACAATGCACTTTGTGGCAGACCGACTTCAGAGAAAAACGTCGAATCTCACTTGGGTAAAGGTCGAATCGGGAAGACCGCAAGGCGGCGAATCGCGGTCGTTCCGCTTGTACCTTGGGACGGTGCCTGACTATTCGCAAGAAGGCGTGAAGGGCGTTAAAATTTCCGGCACTTCAAAAGACTCGCCGGCAGAGACTGCGGGACTTAAACCGGGAGATGTGATTGTTGGCCTCGGCGGAATAAAAATTGATAGTATTTATGATTATGTTTACTGTCTCCAAGCACTGAAAGCCGATGTTAAAGTTCCTATTCAGGTTCGCCGCGGCGACAAAATGGTGGAGCTTTCGATCACTCCAAAATTGAAGAGCGGGGGCTAG
- a CDS encoding site-2 protease family protein, with translation MGILFKVAVFFIPFLFSICVHEAAHAWAAKLCGDRTAEHMGRLTLNPLAHADPLGTVLLPIAAVVLPGNVSQFIFGWAKPVPFDPRNLRDKKNGPFLIAAAGPASNLVLAMIGAFLFVLIQSGYLVSGLEADKAKLVGQIAAQFVGLNCMLAVLNLVPIHPLDGGKIVARFLPAKAALWLEERETMLSMILLVLFLTGFARILGYPAGLIANGFADFAQMTLAFFGASV, from the coding sequence ATCGGGATTCTTTTTAAAGTTGCGGTATTCTTTATTCCATTTTTGTTTTCAATTTGCGTCCACGAGGCGGCCCACGCCTGGGCAGCGAAACTTTGTGGAGACCGCACAGCAGAACACATGGGTCGCTTGACCTTAAATCCTCTGGCACACGCAGATCCCCTTGGCACCGTGCTTTTGCCGATTGCGGCGGTCGTCCTTCCGGGAAACGTGTCGCAATTCATTTTCGGCTGGGCAAAGCCAGTTCCATTTGATCCAAGAAACCTGCGCGATAAAAAAAATGGTCCGTTCTTGATAGCAGCAGCAGGGCCGGCTTCAAACCTCGTTTTGGCCATGATCGGCGCATTCCTCTTTGTGCTCATACAAAGTGGCTACTTGGTCTCTGGCCTCGAGGCTGATAAGGCCAAGCTCGTTGGACAAATCGCTGCACAATTTGTAGGCCTCAACTGCATGCTTGCGGTCCTCAATTTGGTGCCAATTCATCCGTTGGATGGTGGAAAAATTGTGGCGCGATTTTTACCGGCGAAAGCAGCACTGTGGCTGGAAGAGCGCGAAACGATGTTGTCGATGATCCTTTTGGTTTTGTTTTTGACGGGTTTTGCGAGAATCCTTGGATACCCAGCCGGCCTCATCGCCAATGGTTTTGCTGACTTCGCTCAAATGACCCTCGCGTTTTTTGGAGCTTCTGTATGA
- the trpS gene encoding tryptophan--tRNA ligase, which translates to MSDQNPLQPSSSEIQISRASEKPPKGSIIMSGMRSTHHLHIGNFYGALKQWLDLQSDYMGYYGVMNWHAMTSRYKEPHDVMHFARENFADWVAWGLDPEKNILFVQSEVPEHIELTMFFLMMTPMSWLERVPTWKDAEEEAKASDTHNLGRFMYPVLQAADIAVYRGTHVPIGQDQIPHLELSRDIIKRFNFLYGGNLPEPKPIFSSTPVLIGSDGRKMSKSYNNAFQMTQTPDEISKTLRAMPTDPARVRRNDPGEPTKCPVYSFHKLYSNDEDRKWVEEGCRSAGIGCGDCKKKLGENINQKMEKPLQIKTELLSNSEKLDGLIADGCARARKVAKLQLEQVKDWTGFKPLGDWL; encoded by the coding sequence ATGAGCGATCAAAATCCGCTGCAGCCTTCTTCGTCTGAAATCCAAATCAGTCGTGCGAGTGAGAAGCCGCCCAAAGGTTCCATCATCATGAGCGGAATGCGTTCAACGCATCACTTGCATATAGGTAACTTTTACGGCGCTCTCAAACAGTGGTTAGATTTGCAGTCTGATTACATGGGTTATTACGGCGTTATGAACTGGCACGCGATGACGTCCCGGTACAAAGAACCCCACGATGTCATGCACTTCGCACGCGAAAACTTTGCTGACTGGGTGGCGTGGGGGTTGGATCCCGAAAAAAATATTTTATTTGTTCAAAGTGAAGTTCCGGAACACATCGAACTCACGATGTTCTTTTTGATGATGACGCCAATGTCATGGCTTGAACGGGTTCCGACTTGGAAAGACGCCGAAGAGGAAGCCAAAGCAAGCGACACGCACAATTTGGGTCGGTTTATGTATCCCGTCCTTCAGGCGGCCGACATCGCCGTTTATCGTGGCACCCATGTGCCAATTGGACAGGATCAAATTCCCCATTTGGAACTTTCGCGCGACATTATCAAACGCTTTAACTTTCTCTATGGCGGAAATCTGCCGGAGCCAAAACCGATATTCAGTTCGACCCCGGTCTTGATCGGTTCCGATGGAAGAAAGATGTCGAAGTCCTATAACAATGCTTTTCAGATGACGCAGACTCCAGATGAAATTTCCAAGACTCTGCGCGCGATGCCGACAGATCCAGCGCGAGTACGTCGCAATGATCCCGGCGAACCTACGAAGTGTCCAGTTTACAGTTTTCACAAACTTTATTCGAACGATGAAGATCGCAAGTGGGTGGAAGAGGGTTGTCGTTCTGCTGGAATTGGCTGCGGCGACTGTAAAAAGAAGCTTGGCGAAAATATAAACCAGAAAATGGAGAAGCCGCTTCAGATAAAGACCGAGCTTCTTTCCAATTCCGAAAAGCTTGACGGTCTTATTGCTGATGGCTGCGCTCGGGCAAGAAAAGTCGCTAAACTTCAGCTGGAGCAAGTGAAG